The proteins below are encoded in one region of Engystomops pustulosus chromosome 8, aEngPut4.maternal, whole genome shotgun sequence:
- the LOC140076077 gene encoding E3 ubiquitin-protein ligase TRIM7-like translates to MEETRVWCTYCDSPEPAVRTCLQCEASFCEKHLQRHSKSSEHILVDSVVNLEERKCSTHKEVLKYYCPMDSTCICVSCWMAGDHKGHDVEILDVASEKKKEKLRSAVEKMNSDKMEAGRRIQNLTDHGVEEEKQLSGLTEKVTNLFTDLRKKLDDLERRVLGEISRQKNRVSLLVSYMIKQIELHKNELSKKIHQFEESCHIIDPLTILQDDLIRGDISDQSYDVRDVKAAQCRDDVIVLQMLHRGLLRFADDLHNMGMKREFPVMEKSEVLLDIDSANNYIIISEDLRSASYTSTSQNRPDGPKRFKGNHVFSSCSFSSGRHYWEVDVSQAEKWIIGVAGESLERKEKRLQSIFLCQKSCAVTFCKKLIVSHNNMHRHLETKSPVKVVGIYLDYEAGRLSFYQLCDPIRLLYTFTTSFSEPLYPAFHVLENCMISIIK, encoded by the coding sequence ATGGAGGAGACCAGAGTCTGGTGCACCTACTGCGATTCTCCTGAACCGGCTGTAAGAACATGTCTGCAGTGCGAGGCTTCTTTCTGTGAGAAACACTTACAGAGACACAGTAAGTCCTCAGAACATATTTTAGTTGATTCTGTTGTCAACCTGGAGGAAAGAAAATGCTCCACACACAAGGAGGTGCTGAAATACTATTGTCCTATGGATTCCacctgtatctgtgtgtcctgctggATGGCTGGAGACCACAAGGGACATGATGTGGAGATATTGGATGTggcctctgagaagaagaaggagaagcttAGATCTGCGGTTGAGAAAATGAACTCAGATAAAATGGAAGCAGGAAGAAGAATCCAGAAtctcacagatcatggggtagaAGAAGAAAAGCAATTATCTGGACTCACAGAGAAAGTCACTAATCTGTTTACTGATCTCAGGAAGAAGCTGGATGATCTAGAAAGGAGAGTCCTGGGTGAGATCTCAAGACAGAAGAATCGGGTGTCACTCTTAGTCTCTTACATGATCAAACAGATAGAGCTACACAAGAATGAGCTGAGCAAGAAAATTCATCAATTTGAGGAGTCATGTCATATCATAGATCCATTGACCATCTTACAAGATGATTTAATCAGAGGTGACATCAGTGATCAGAGCTATGATGTCAGAGATGTAAAAGCAGCTCAGTGCCgggatgatgtcatagtgttaCAGATGTTACACAGAGGACTGCTGCGCTTTGCTGATGATCTGCATAATATGGGGATGAAAAGAGAGTTCCCGGTGATGGAGAAATCTGAGGTATTACTGGATATAGACTCGGCTAAtaattacattattatatcaGAGGATCTCAGATCTGCTTCTTATACCTCTACATCACAGAACAGACCCGATGGGCCAAAGAGGTTCAAGGGTAATCATGTGTTCAgctcctgcagcttctcctctgggagacattactgggaggtggaTGTGAGTCAGGCAGAGAAATGGATCATTGGAGTGGCCGGGGAAAGtctggagaggaaggagaagcgtCTTCAATCTATTTTTTTATGCCAGAAATCTTGTGCTGTAACATTCTGTAAAAAACTTATTGTGAGTCATAACAATATGCACAGGCACTTGGAAACAAAGTCTCCTGTGAAGGTTGTTGGGATCTATCTGGACTATGAGGCCGGGCGTCTATCCTTCTAtcagctgtgtgaccccatcagactTTTATACACCTTCACCACCTCTTTCTCTGAGCCGCTCTATCCTGCTTTCCATGTACTTGAGAATTGCATGATTAGCatcataaaataa